In Ptychodera flava strain L36383 chromosome 17, AS_Pfla_20210202, whole genome shotgun sequence, one genomic interval encodes:
- the LOC139116050 gene encoding dentin sialophosphoprotein-like produces the protein MQMKTTYVRSRSKAGQMRNVYIDIFQNDLRATDSSCNVATDDSITILPNGRVLCRQDRGRFTSPSGYNSLTVKFTTHHYENGGNSAGFKAVYTVFYEADASRTCQGNDYFCMYDRWCIAEYLVCDGYYHCSQGTDEYNCGKSSSDWLFTLLVLVVIFGACVLACGYKKYNHRGAVTSRRSRSRRESSDQLESPTLEFDGPASPPVPPPYSEEPPEYTEIYDPSSLGIDNPALEMSMTSLNDQNFNTYEIPDEPPPSYEFALSNSTENIVDTAEEGGETTSADNESLQQGSDNETADSGIHFVENESSSLSGDTRDNCEQPDHEDDGRPQPAANYAELSSDNITPCLPNESSSSSPEVNNEGEENSTPSKGVCEREDNSNTEYEIPVAEGNESPTTEDTRTRANILDEDTTSNRDDRDDEVSDGDGEVNTVCMFFGGNEGDDVSA, from the exons ATGCAAATGAAGACAACGTATGTGAGATCAAGATCCAAGGCGGGGCAGATGAGAAACGTGTACATTGATATCTTTCAGAATGACCTCAGAGCGACAG ATTCATCGTGCAATGTCGCCACGGATGACTCCATAACGATCCTTCCCAACGGTAGAGTATTATGCAGGCAAGACAGAGGCCGGTTCACGTCGCCCTCTGGTTACAACTCTCTGACGGTCAAGTTCACCACCCACCACTATGAAAATGGCGGAAACAGTGCTGGATTCAAAGCGGTCTACACAGTTTTCTACGAGGCCG ATGCCTCCAGGACATGTCAAGGAAACGACTATTTCTGTATGTACGATCGTTGGTGTATTGCCGAATATTTAGTCTGTGACGGGTACTATCATTGCTCACAAGGGACCGATGAATACAACTGTGGAA AATCTTCCTCCGATTGGCTCTTCACTCTTTTGGTTCTGGTCGTCATCTTCGGCGCATGCGTGCTGGCGTGCggttacaaaaaatacaatcacaGAGGTGCCGTCACTAGTAGAAG ATCACGTTCACGACGAGAAAGCTCTGACCAGCTGGAATCTCCTACCCTCGAATTTGACGGGCCTGCATCGCCTCCGGTGCCGCCACCGTACTCCGAGGAACCACCTGAGTATACTGAGATCTACGATCCATCATCACTCGGCATCGACAATCCTGCATTGGAGATGTCAATGACGTCACTCAATGaccaaaattttaacacatacgaAATCCCGGATGAACCGCCGCCGTCGTATGAATTCGCACTCTCCAATTCGACGGAAAATATTGTAGACACCGCGGAGGAGGGCGGAGAAACTACGTCTGCCGACAACGAAAGCCTGCAGCAAGGTTCCGACAACGAGACAGCGGACTCGGGGATTCATTTCGTTGAGAACGAGAGTTCGTCGCTGTCGGGGGATACGCGAGATAACTGCGAACAACCTGATCATGAGGATGACGGGCGACCTCAACCTGCAGCAAACTATGCAGAGCTGTCAAGCGATAACATTACGCCGTGTCTTCCAAACGAATCGTCAAGTTCGTCACCGGAGGTCAATAATGAGGGTGAGGAAAACTCAACACCGAGCAAGGGTGTTTGTGAAAGAGAGGACAATAGCAATACCGAATATGAAATTCCCGTTGCAGAAGGAAATGAAAGCCCAACCACGGAGGACACTCGAACACGGGCAAACATCCTTGATGAAGACACCACATCTAACAGAGACGATCGTGATGATGAAGTTAGTGATGGTGACGGGGAAGTAAATACAGTCTGTATGTTTTTCGGCGGAAACGAAGGTGATGATGTGTCTGCATAG
- the LOC139116051 gene encoding uncharacterized protein — protein MANYISTNTTHAFAGDDNTTSVIPTEHQSTTSASNTGSSTSRRASSTGFNTLPPVYHETTKRGHPLTTLARKVNTPPVRVITQPGYDPFEEESNVGLFSAGGGIGGFVVLLICFILLVKFAKRYCKQEDFDDPERCDHDEPLPQELLLQENCEPSPPSPPPTYSDLFSDPSIEQNGSVPPSSEAQSQLLNVTLAEEDEVGEEEVCTPPPTYEYALARSMENLARSMEHLNNGNNDDVFTNSTTGGNENAPNVRENEITSSNSDREQTDTSQDASAIALNSRTVRSEGDDIEMEEHHVGGATHPESTEQTDDGKPSHPEPSSDSCSESKNDALPADTNVNMNIQHHLLLNQTEPDDEIDL, from the exons ATGGCAAACTACATCAGTACAAATACAACACATGCGTTTGCCGGTGATGACAACACAACATCGGTCATCCCGACAGAACATCAGAGCACGACATCAGCCAGCAATACAGGCTCCAGTACGTCACGACGAGCAAGCAGTACTGGCTTCAATACCTTACCACCGGTGTATCATGAGACAACAAAACGTGGCCACCCATTGACGACGTTGGCCAGGAAAGTTAACACTCCGCCTGTTAGAGTGATCACACAACCAGGATATGATCCATTTGAAGAGG AGTCTAACGTGGGTTTATTTTCCGCTGGTGGAGGAATCGGGGGATTTGTTGTCCTCCTTATCTGCTTCATTCTCCTTGTCAAATTTGCCAAGAGATACTGCAAACAAGAAGACTTCGACGATCCTGAAAG ATGTGATCACGACGAACCACTGCCACAGGAACTACTGCTGCAAGAGAACTGCGAGCCGTCACCACCATCGCCCCCACCGACCTACTCTGATTTATTCTCAGATCCCTCTATCGAGCAGAATGGTTCCGTCCCACCCTCGTCCGAAGCCCAATCTCAGCTATTAAACGTCACCTTGGCAGAGGAGGACGAAGTTGGCGAAGAAGAAGTCTGCACGCCACCTCCGACATATGAATATGCACTAGCCAGATCAATGGAAAATCTTGCAAGGAGCATGGAACACTTGAATAATGGTAATAATGATGATGTGTTCACAAATTCAACTACAGGAGGAAATGAAAACGCTCCCAATGTAAGGGAAAATGAAATAACTAGTAGTAACAGTGATAGGGAGCAAACGGACACTTCCCAGGATGCATCAGCGATTGCTTTGAATAGCAGGACAGTTCGCTCTGAAGGCGATGATATCGAAATGGAAGAGCACCATGTTGGTGGCGCTACACACCCTGAAAGTACAGAACAGACGGACGATGGCAAACCATCACACCCAGAGCCATCTTCAGACAGTTGCAGTGAATCCAAAAATGACGCTTTGCCAGCGGATACAAACGTTAATATGAACATACAACATCACCTCTTACTAAACCAAACTGAGCCAGACGACGAGATTGATCTATGA